In Labeo rohita strain BAU-BD-2019 chromosome 16, IGBB_LRoh.1.0, whole genome shotgun sequence, one DNA window encodes the following:
- the LOC127179130 gene encoding tumor necrosis factor receptor superfamily member 11B-like has protein sequence MKTRSQGRYSHAHTAPPGTHMSKHCTATEDTVCSPCPEDHFTQFWNYLPKCLYCSTFCVENQYIKKECSTTNNRVCQCKEGYFWQADLCIKHMECPYGYGVQQNGTLHGDTKCERCARGTFSAVTSSTSPCVKQTDCKSLDLHVVLRGTGWHDNICSTCKNLQNDGGLSILKKFLPNFFAHEKIRQSKLYRFVRHHLGQKLQGKHSIYSSRSLLLLPISEWIRGASIDQVKKLPVQLRDSNIHNSADKLSKMFKELEASYSNCNKAKH, from the exons ATGAAGACCCGCTCACAAGGAAGATACTCACATGCACACACTGCCCCCCCTGGAACCCACATGAGTAAACACTGCACTGCAACTGAGGACACTGTCTGCTCACCATGTCCAGAGGACCATTTCACACAGTTTTGGAACTACTTACCGAAATGCCTGTATTGCAGCACTTTCTGCGTAGAAAATCAGTACATTAAGAAAGAATGCTCTACTACTAACAATAGGGTTTGCCAGTGTAAAGAAGGCTATTTTTGGCAAGCTGACCTCTGCATCAAGCACATGGAGTGTCCATATGGATATGGAGTCCAGCAGAATG GTACCTTACATGGTGATACAAAATGTGAGAGGTGTGCGCGTGGCACCTTTTCTGCGGTCACGTCCTCCACATCACCGTGTGTAAAACAGACTGATTGCAAATCGCTAGATCTTCATGTGGTACTGAGGGGAACTGGCTGGCATGATAACATATGCTCAACATGCAAAAATCTCCAGAATGATG GTGGTTTATCTATACTGAAAAAGTTCCTGCCAAACTTCTTTGCTCATGAAAAAATACGCCAGTCCAAACTGTACAGATTTGTGAGACATCATCTTGGCCAGAAGCTGCAAGGGAAACATTCCATCTATTCAAGCCGATCACTCTTACTTCTTCCCATTTCAGAGTGGATTAGAGGTGCTAGTATAGACCAGGTCAAAAAATTACCAGTGCAACTCAGAGATAGCAACATCCACAACAGTGCAGACAAGCTCTCAAAAATGTTCAAAGAGTTAGAGGCCTCATATAGTAATTGTAATAAAGCAAAACATTGA